The Methanothrix sp. genome includes a window with the following:
- a CDS encoding glycogen synthase — MIQRWIVIAGEEAGPVSNKMGGIWNVIDAEARTLAKLISSGDIENDIRILVAGPYFPTAGADWNRGKMRVTDISGLEPLSMGDEIKTALERLESLGIKSVSCQAVYHDVPVGYILFDTHYYDSCIVRRDSREMTLTNAIKEEAWRLVGLDSLKYERLSNAPEYNHYLCLSYAISELVRVLKSMAEEPAEKYADKAVSEFARSVLPKIRISLHCHEFGVFYAVARLKALGQPVRTMATLHATVPGRAAGYRSLEMIARNEKHWPPNTPVSMAALEGLARYADIVTFVGDSTMKEAMLFHDLKGIVIRNGIEVEEDHIDWEKKNRCRARIQKFLSDTLYNIYGGEKIDPENIIPIFTISRIEIENKGYPQLLDALVLQDHLLKHRAMKQRFAEKLRVACFLIAAHGPKQKDRLPQGFPINLTPEVLVWEEHRLYKMIQERGLEPWRLVSGNRIVSAILYPQWVGPDDGGLNMRADEIMAGCVAGIFPSQYEPFLLTGLEAGREGTPSIVSRACGFSDALKKIKRLTTGMGGVVVVDNIEQTYSETVLDYALALDYFTWSQVADQIEYRLLCEESFALAKYMDWKEPVLEYYRNLVV, encoded by the coding sequence ATGATACAGAGATGGATAGTGATCGCAGGAGAGGAGGCGGGCCCAGTCTCAAACAAGATGGGCGGCATATGGAATGTGATAGATGCAGAGGCCAGGACCCTTGCAAAGCTGATCAGCAGCGGCGATATCGAGAACGATATCAGGATCCTCGTCGCTGGCCCGTACTTCCCCACAGCTGGCGCAGACTGGAACAGGGGAAAGATGCGTGTTACGGACATATCCGGCCTCGAGCCTCTGAGCATGGGCGACGAGATCAAAACAGCCCTTGAGCGGCTCGAATCCCTTGGGATAAAATCAGTATCGTGCCAGGCGGTTTATCATGATGTTCCTGTTGGCTACATACTCTTCGATACGCATTACTATGACAGCTGCATAGTTCGAAGGGACTCCAGGGAGATGACGCTCACGAACGCGATAAAGGAGGAGGCATGGAGGCTTGTGGGGCTGGACTCGCTCAAGTACGAGCGCCTCAGCAACGCTCCCGAGTACAATCACTACCTATGCCTCTCCTATGCGATCTCAGAGCTCGTGCGTGTGCTGAAGTCGATGGCCGAGGAGCCTGCAGAGAAATACGCTGATAAGGCGGTGTCGGAGTTCGCGCGCTCGGTTCTCCCGAAGATAAGAATATCGCTCCACTGCCACGAGTTCGGAGTCTTCTATGCGGTTGCGCGTCTGAAGGCTCTCGGCCAGCCCGTCCGCACGATGGCGACGCTTCATGCCACGGTTCCCGGGAGGGCAGCAGGGTACAGGTCCCTGGAGATGATCGCCAGGAACGAGAAACACTGGCCACCGAACACCCCTGTCTCGATGGCGGCACTGGAGGGCCTGGCGAGGTATGCGGATATCGTGACCTTCGTCGGCGACTCCACGATGAAGGAGGCGATGCTCTTCCACGATCTGAAGGGCATCGTCATAAGAAACGGGATAGAGGTGGAGGAGGACCACATAGACTGGGAGAAGAAGAACCGCTGCAGGGCTAGGATACAGAAGTTCCTCTCAGACACACTCTACAACATCTACGGCGGGGAGAAGATCGATCCTGAGAACATAATACCCATATTCACCATATCAAGGATAGAGATAGAGAACAAGGGATATCCGCAGCTCCTTGATGCCCTGGTCCTTCAGGACCATCTGCTCAAACACAGAGCGATGAAGCAGAGGTTTGCCGAGAAGCTCAGGGTCGCCTGCTTTCTCATAGCGGCGCACGGCCCGAAGCAGAAGGACAGGCTCCCGCAGGGATTCCCGATAAACCTGACGCCAGAGGTGCTGGTGTGGGAGGAGCACAGGCTCTACAAGATGATACAGGAGAGGGGCCTGGAGCCGTGGAGGCTCGTATCAGGAAACCGCATAGTATCTGCGATCCTCTACCCTCAATGGGTCGGACCGGATGACGGCGGGCTGAACATGAGGGCGGACGAGATCATGGCGGGCTGTGTTGCAGGCATCTTCCCCTCACAGTATGAGCCCTTCCTTCTCACAGGGCTCGAGGCCGGGAGGGAGGGTACACCGAGCATAGTCAGCAGAGCCTGCGGCTTCAGCGATGCTCTGAAGAAGATAAAGAGGCTGACAACAGGCATGGGTGGGGTTGTTGTGGTCGATAACATAGAGCAGACGTACAGTGAGACCGTGCTCGATTACGCCCTCGCGCTCGATTACTTCACCTGGAGCCAGGTGGCAGATCAGATCGAGTACAGGCTCCTCTGCGAGGAGTCGTTTGCGCTTGCAAAGTACATGGACTGGAAGGAGCCTGTTCTGGAGTACTACAGGAATCTGGTGGTGTGA
- a CDS encoding ATPase domain-containing protein, whose protein sequence is MDTHDVEAVAAKKYTKVRSGIPGFDELVNGGFNRGTVNTVTGGSGTGKTVFATQFIYEGIRMGDKGMIITPSESAESLKREMYSSFNWDLWKLEEEKKLVIVDVTDPVLRLQKSIDLDPVDFLINFRKLVERKVKEENPQRVFVDDLMAFFYAVQAPFKIRSLADDLFSSLRATKATSVITIGTAFGMNQILEYGADSCTMLRRDRIGNALVRSIYVMKMRGSKISNSIRVLDISDDGMAVSGLSPYP, encoded by the coding sequence GTGGATACGCATGATGTTGAGGCGGTTGCCGCCAAGAAGTACACCAAAGTCAGGTCCGGCATACCAGGCTTTGACGAGCTTGTAAATGGCGGCTTCAACAGGGGTACAGTCAATACCGTCACCGGCGGCTCCGGCACGGGAAAGACGGTATTTGCCACCCAGTTCATTTATGAGGGCATCAGGATGGGCGACAAGGGGATGATAATAACGCCCTCCGAGAGCGCAGAGTCGCTCAAGAGGGAGATGTACTCCTCCTTCAACTGGGATCTGTGGAAGCTGGAAGAGGAGAAAAAGCTTGTCATAGTCGACGTCACAGATCCGGTGCTCAGGCTTCAGAAGAGCATAGATCTGGATCCAGTGGATTTTCTCATCAACTTCAGAAAGCTGGTAGAGCGGAAGGTGAAGGAGGAGAACCCACAGAGGGTTTTCGTCGATGATCTGATGGCGTTCTTCTACGCGGTTCAGGCGCCATTCAAGATAAGGTCGCTGGCAGACGATCTCTTCTCGAGTCTGAGGGCCACAAAGGCGACGTCCGTCATAACGATTGGCACCGCGTTCGGCATGAACCAGATACTGGAGTACGGCGCTGATTCGTGCACCATGCTCAGAAGGGACAGAATCGGCAACGCACTTGTGCGCTCCATTTATGTCATGAAGATGCGGGGCTCGAAGATATCGAACAGCATAAGGGTTCTGGACATATCGGATGATGGGATGGCGGTCTCGGGCCTCTCGCCCTATCCATGA
- a CDS encoding YkgJ family cysteine cluster protein, with translation MINEIIDLEIAGRISVEALAERIKAVGFRCQRCGDCCRGPDAEVLLFPSEVRRIISHTDQPWLEVVEPPKAGVWDAEGNFHTLEWMLRRSENGCAYYDAASGSCSIYLARPDICRTYPFYLDGDELCVSECRGLGMEMDDEEALHIAQELKRRLISEIREEREARSRFSGFAAADRPESPTGVCIVHDREGAHRVPLCRGEPG, from the coding sequence ATGATTAATGAGATTATCGATCTCGAGATTGCAGGCAGGATATCGGTTGAGGCGCTGGCCGAGAGGATAAAGGCGGTGGGGTTCAGGTGTCAGCGCTGCGGCGACTGCTGCAGGGGCCCGGATGCCGAGGTCCTGCTCTTCCCCTCTGAAGTGAGGCGGATCATATCTCACACAGACCAGCCGTGGCTGGAGGTGGTCGAGCCGCCGAAGGCCGGAGTCTGGGACGCGGAAGGAAACTTCCACACGCTCGAGTGGATGCTCAGGCGCAGTGAAAATGGCTGCGCTTACTACGATGCTGCGTCGGGATCCTGCAGTATATACCTGGCGCGCCCTGATATATGCAGGACATATCCATTCTATCTTGACGGCGATGAGCTCTGTGTGTCAGAGTGCAGGGGTCTGGGGATGGAGATGGACGATGAAGAGGCGCTGCATATCGCTCAGGAGCTGAAGAGACGTCTCATCTCAGAGATACGGGAGGAGCGGGAGGCCAGATCGAGATTCTCCGGATTTGCGGCTGCGGACCGACCGGAGAGCCCCACAGGCGTGTGCATAGTTCACGATAGGGAGGGGGCTCACCGTGTCCCGCTCTGCAGAGGCGAGCCAGGTTGA
- a CDS encoding GMP synthase subunit A has protein sequence MKIIVVNNYGQFNHLIHRSIREKVETRIVSNETPVEEIVADGLILGGGPSMERAGRCSEYLRMLDIPVLGICLGLQIMAVTFGGKVETGRIGGYANVEIEVLDEDGILRGMPRRFMAWASHADQVTVCPREFRVIARSSICEMEAICHESRPLYGVQWHPEVAHTEHGEKVFDNFLEICRR, from the coding sequence ATGAAGATAATCGTGGTCAACAACTACGGCCAGTTCAATCATCTTATACACAGAAGCATAAGGGAGAAGGTTGAGACCAGGATTGTCTCAAACGAGACGCCTGTTGAGGAGATCGTCGCAGACGGCCTGATACTCGGCGGGGGACCCTCAATGGAGAGAGCGGGGAGGTGCTCAGAGTACCTGCGAATGCTGGATATCCCTGTTCTCGGCATATGTCTCGGACTGCAGATAATGGCCGTGACCTTTGGGGGCAAAGTCGAGACCGGCAGGATCGGAGGGTATGCGAACGTCGAGATAGAGGTCCTGGATGAGGATGGTATTCTGAGGGGGATGCCACGCAGGTTCATGGCATGGGCATCGCATGCGGATCAGGTGACCGTCTGTCCGAGGGAATTCAGGGTCATCGCGCGCTCGTCGATCTGCGAGATGGAAGCGATCTGTCACGAGAGCAGGCCGCTTTACGGCGTCCAGTGGCACCCGGAGGTCGCGCATACGGAGCACGGGGAGAAGGTGTTCGATAACTTCCTGGAGATCTGCAGGAGATGA
- the gpmI gene encoding 2,3-bisphosphoglycerate-independent phosphoglycerate mutase, which produces MRPVVLIIMDGYGLSEEKEGNAVAGARKPNLDRLESIYPHTSLGASGLDVGLPRGQMGNSEVGHLNLGAGRIVYQDYTRISLAIEQNRLKDVKQLVDAMVNARDSGRNLHLIGLLSDGGVHSHITHLFALLDMAKELGVERVYVHPILDGRDVPPRSALIYVSQLEDKLARIGIGRVATISGRYYAMDRDKRWDRTEAAYRAMTEGMGMHAASAEEAVRIGYARGETDEFLKPTVIDPHGLVREGDSIIFFNFRPDRARQITRAFVQPDFREFERRYLRPFFVCMTQYDESIDAPVAFPPEYLKETLGEVLSKAGLRQLRIAETEKYAHVTYFFNGGQEEPFPGEDRILIPSPRIPTYDLKPEMSAPEVTATVVDRIRSGVYDVVIMNYANPDMVGHTGVYEAAVRAVEAVDRGVGTVVDEVLSRGGIALITSDHGNAEKMVERSTGEPHTAHTTNRVPFILVGCDRVRMLRDDGILADVAPTMLDLLGIEKPESMSGRSLIKKD; this is translated from the coding sequence ATGAGGCCGGTGGTTCTTATAATAATGGACGGCTACGGGCTCTCCGAGGAGAAAGAGGGCAATGCAGTGGCAGGCGCCCGTAAGCCAAACCTGGACAGGCTTGAATCAATCTATCCCCACACATCTCTTGGCGCATCAGGGCTCGATGTGGGGCTTCCCAGAGGGCAGATGGGAAACTCTGAGGTTGGTCACCTGAACCTTGGCGCGGGAAGGATTGTCTACCAGGATTACACACGCATAAGCCTGGCCATCGAGCAGAACAGGCTGAAGGATGTGAAGCAGCTTGTTGATGCGATGGTGAATGCGAGGGACTCGGGGAGAAACCTGCACCTGATCGGCCTCCTCTCAGATGGCGGCGTTCACAGCCACATCACACACCTCTTCGCGCTTCTCGACATGGCAAAGGAGCTTGGGGTGGAGAGAGTTTATGTGCACCCCATACTCGATGGCAGGGACGTTCCACCGAGGAGCGCACTGATCTATGTCTCACAGCTCGAGGATAAGCTCGCCCGGATCGGCATCGGCAGAGTCGCCACCATATCCGGTCGGTATTATGCGATGGACAGGGATAAGCGATGGGATCGCACTGAGGCTGCTTACAGGGCCATGACCGAGGGTATGGGGATGCATGCTGCCAGTGCAGAGGAGGCGGTCCGCATCGGATACGCCCGGGGCGAAACCGATGAGTTTTTAAAGCCAACCGTTATCGATCCGCATGGGCTTGTCCGTGAGGGGGACAGCATAATCTTCTTCAACTTCAGGCCAGATCGCGCACGCCAGATAACCAGAGCTTTCGTGCAGCCCGATTTCAGGGAGTTTGAGCGCAGGTATCTCAGACCGTTTTTTGTCTGCATGACGCAGTACGATGAGAGCATCGATGCTCCGGTCGCGTTTCCTCCAGAGTACCTGAAGGAGACGCTGGGCGAGGTTCTGAGCAAAGCTGGCCTCAGGCAGCTCAGGATAGCGGAGACTGAGAAGTATGCGCATGTCACGTACTTCTTCAATGGCGGGCAGGAGGAGCCGTTTCCCGGCGAGGACAGGATTCTGATACCATCTCCCAGGATACCGACATATGATCTGAAGCCTGAGATGTCAGCGCCAGAGGTCACAGCCACGGTTGTAGACCGCATCAGGTCCGGGGTATATGATGTTGTGATCATGAACTACGCCAACCCTGATATGGTCGGGCACACCGGTGTATACGAGGCTGCTGTGCGTGCCGTTGAGGCTGTCGATCGCGGCGTTGGCACTGTCGTCGATGAGGTTCTCTCCAGAGGTGGGATTGCTCTCATAACCTCAGATCATGGGAATGCGGAGAAGATGGTGGAGCGGAGCACAGGAGAGCCGCACACGGCGCACACAACAAACAGAGTGCCGTTCATACTGGTCGGCTGCGATCGCGTCAGGATGCTCAGGGACGACGGGATCCTCGCGGATGTCGCGCCCACGATGCTCGATCTGCTTGGGATAGAAAAACCTGAATCGATGAGCGGAAGATCTCTCATAAAAAAAGATTGA
- the cbiQ gene encoding cobalt ECF transporter T component CbiQ — protein MIPDWMKSVSLTHAEFAPPPPARKDFVKKTIDGIITFFQEAMTTEEISSRRGLLQSLDPRVKLISMLFLIFAISMTRNLEIIALFYLATLIFAYLSSISIAFFIKRVWLFIPIFTGVIAIPMTLNIFLPGDVLLPLVDLGRSVHIGPFAIPESIYITSQGSRAAVLFTLRVAACVSAVVLLFLTTPQKVLFKSLRSIGVPKVYVLTLEMANRYIFLFMEMVRDLYIAKRSRTIKSRGTMAEQRWVGGRIGYMLIKALDMSEKVHMAMISRGFSGDVRLSYEFAMRSRDYIALGVSVVISIMLLAHGMAKG, from the coding sequence ATGATACCTGATTGGATGAAGAGCGTCAGTCTAACACATGCGGAGTTTGCTCCGCCGCCTCCCGCGAGGAAGGACTTCGTCAAAAAGACGATAGACGGCATCATCACATTCTTCCAGGAGGCGATGACAACTGAGGAGATCTCCTCAAGAAGAGGTCTTCTGCAGAGCCTCGACCCAAGAGTCAAGCTGATCTCGATGCTCTTCCTGATATTCGCAATAAGTATGACGAGAAACCTGGAGATTATAGCTTTATTTTATCTTGCGACACTGATTTTTGCGTATCTGAGCTCAATAAGTATAGCATTTTTTATAAAAAGGGTGTGGCTGTTCATACCGATCTTCACAGGTGTGATAGCCATCCCGATGACGCTCAACATCTTCCTGCCCGGTGACGTCCTCCTGCCTCTGGTTGATCTCGGCCGGAGCGTGCACATCGGGCCTTTCGCGATTCCGGAGAGCATATACATAACATCTCAGGGCAGCAGGGCAGCGGTTCTCTTCACCCTCCGGGTTGCAGCATGCGTCTCTGCAGTCGTGCTGCTGTTCCTCACGACCCCTCAGAAGGTGCTCTTCAAATCCCTGAGATCCATCGGCGTGCCGAAGGTCTACGTTCTCACGCTCGAGATGGCCAACAGGTACATCTTTCTCTTCATGGAGATGGTCAGGGATCTCTACATCGCGAAGAGGAGCAGGACCATCAAGAGCAGAGGCACCATGGCAGAGCAGAGATGGGTCGGGGGCAGAATAGGCTACATGCTTATAAAGGCGCTCGACATGAGCGAGAAGGTCCACATGGCGATGATATCCAGAGGATTCAGCGGCGATGTCAGGCTCAGCTATGAATTCGCCATGAGAAGCCGCGACTACATCGCTCTTGGGGTCTCTGTGGTGATCAGCATTATGCTCCTGGCGCACGGCATGGCGAAGGGATGA
- a CDS encoding ABC transporter ATP-binding protein translates to MRWFEMNVIFDLQDVSYIYNGRLKALEDINLRICQGEQVALLGANGSGKSTLLAIIDALIYPTSGRYYAFGTQVNEEIFGTLKDNDFKRFFRSKVGFVFQNPDVQLFSSTVFDEIAFGPLQLDMPMGEVRERVEELMEMLGITKLRERAPHTLSGGEKKKVCIASVLATNPDVLLLDEPTAGLDPRSQLWLIELLNELASCGKTIITATHDLDIIDKISRRAVVIGENHRIVVDRDVDDVLNDIDLLLETNLIHEHMHRHGRLIHRHPHLHREEHAHTHIHG, encoded by the coding sequence ATGAGATGGTTTGAAATGAACGTGATATTCGATCTGCAGGATGTATCCTACATCTACAATGGCAGGCTGAAGGCGCTGGAGGACATAAATCTGAGGATCTGCCAGGGGGAGCAGGTCGCACTCCTGGGTGCCAACGGCTCGGGAAAGTCGACGCTCCTCGCCATAATTGATGCTCTCATTTATCCAACGTCGGGCAGGTACTATGCATTCGGAACCCAGGTGAATGAGGAGATATTCGGCACGCTCAAAGACAACGATTTCAAGCGTTTCTTCCGCAGCAAGGTGGGATTCGTATTCCAGAACCCCGATGTTCAGCTCTTCTCATCCACGGTCTTCGACGAGATAGCATTCGGCCCCCTGCAGCTGGATATGCCAATGGGGGAGGTCCGGGAAAGAGTGGAGGAGCTGATGGAGATGCTCGGCATAACCAAGCTCAGGGAGAGGGCGCCTCACACGCTCAGCGGCGGCGAGAAGAAAAAGGTCTGCATAGCATCTGTGCTCGCGACGAATCCGGACGTGCTCCTGCTCGATGAGCCGACCGCTGGACTGGATCCGCGCAGTCAGCTCTGGCTGATCGAGCTTCTCAATGAGCTTGCCAGCTGCGGGAAGACCATCATCACCGCCACACACGACCTGGACATAATAGATAAGATAAGCAGGAGGGCGGTTGTCATAGGGGAGAACCACAGGATTGTTGTGGACAGAGACGTCGATGATGTTCTGAACGACATAGATCTGCTTCTGGAGACGAATCTAATCCATGAGCATATGCACCGCCATGGCAGGCTGATCCACAGGCATCCACATCTGCACAGAGAAGAGCACGCTCACACCCACATTCACGGATGA
- a CDS encoding TGS domain-containing protein translates to MSIEEEIRALEEEILRTQKNKATEHHIGRLKAKIARLREEQERRAASRAKKGGGVRKSGDATVTLVGPVGAGKSTLVSRLTGARTSEDPYSMEITPGILQHRGAKIQILDVPDITVSGDALSAVRDSDLVLLVTEPYGGSLDPYLNRLYQSGVRLNQNPPSVLIRKTSRGGISVTSTVDPGIDKGSIEAILREYRIHSADVLIRERLSQERFIDALEANRRYIKAIHVMNKVDILDPEKRDHDGDVIPVSAIDGTGLDRLKDEIFDRLELIRVFMKPQGRPPDLDEPMIMRKGANIGDLCDRIHKDFRQRFRYATVWGTSAKHNGQRAGLDHILSDGDIVTIVLEK, encoded by the coding sequence ATGAGCATCGAGGAGGAGATCAGGGCCCTTGAGGAGGAGATCCTCAGAACGCAGAAGAACAAGGCGACTGAGCACCACATAGGCCGCCTGAAGGCGAAGATAGCCAGGCTGCGCGAGGAACAGGAGAGACGGGCGGCTTCCAGGGCGAAGAAGGGGGGAGGCGTCAGAAAATCCGGGGATGCCACGGTCACTCTTGTGGGGCCGGTGGGCGCCGGAAAGTCCACACTTGTGAGCCGGCTCACCGGGGCCAGGACCAGCGAGGATCCGTACTCCATGGAGATAACCCCCGGAATCCTGCAGCACAGGGGCGCCAAGATACAGATTCTAGATGTACCTGATATAACGGTCTCAGGTGATGCACTGTCCGCGGTGAGGGACTCTGATCTGGTGCTGCTCGTCACGGAGCCGTATGGAGGATCGCTCGATCCATACCTTAACAGGCTCTACCAGAGCGGTGTCCGCCTGAACCAGAATCCCCCATCGGTTCTGATAAGAAAAACATCTAGAGGCGGCATAAGTGTGACGAGCACCGTAGACCCCGGGATAGACAAGGGATCGATCGAGGCGATACTCAGGGAGTACAGGATACACAGCGCAGATGTCCTGATAAGGGAGAGGCTCAGCCAGGAGAGGTTCATCGATGCCCTCGAGGCCAACAGGCGCTACATAAAGGCCATACATGTGATGAACAAGGTGGATATCCTGGATCCTGAGAAGCGGGATCACGATGGTGATGTGATACCGGTATCGGCCATCGATGGCACAGGCCTCGACAGGCTGAAGGACGAGATATTCGACCGGCTGGAGCTCATAAGGGTGTTCATGAAGCCGCAGGGAAGGCCTCCAGATCTCGACGAGCCCATGATAATGAGAAAGGGAGCAAACATAGGCGACCTGTGCGACAGGATCCACAAGGACTTCAGGCAGCGGTTCAGGTACGCCACTGTCTGGGGGACATCTGCAAAACACAACGGTCAGCGCGCAGGTCTCGATCACATCCTGAGCGATGGGGATATAGT